In Eubalaena glacialis isolate mEubGla1 chromosome 3, mEubGla1.1.hap2.+ XY, whole genome shotgun sequence, the following are encoded in one genomic region:
- the CCDC24 gene encoding coiled-coil domain-containing protein 24 isoform X3 yields the protein MPGDSPPLWELVEEHVPLPERPEVKRILGETTVDLSLELRAEVVMLRSLLREARSFQAPGSRPTSDLSSLLAPPPLLRDLVRQELRQLLQGLRRKAICEGRDQTQAWVQYSPGVLHFALEEPRRDLPEQGIFRLRAGEPSSCHRDLSVIKDQLNVSHVDQVAGYLRALLEEECRKLKREIAILQRHLEEEYTGAPWLSEASLEPTLAELKEQKAAMQQELRAPPRPSCVSPGHSGPWSPPARASDHCLASVGLLEFGPGLSSATCPLLLWSAAPNLKAWPPPAAGDGSFSAAPEKGQLPLRCPVWRPRPQPEGLVRKETSASAGTRPVCC from the exons ATGCCTGGGGACTCCCCGCCGCTGTGGGAGCTGGTGGAAGAGCACGTTCCACTCCCGGAGCGGCCCGAAGTGAAGAGGATTCTCGGGGAGACGACGGTGGACCTGAGCCTGGAGCTGCGGGCAGAG GTGGTGATGCTACGATCACTGCTCCGAGAGGCTCGATCCTTCCAAGCCCCTGGTTCGCGCCCCACCTCTGACCTCTCCTCCCTTCTGGCACCACCGCCCCTCCTCAGAGACCTCGTGCGCCAGGAACTGCGGCAGCTGCTCCAAGGTCTCCGCCGGAAGGCCATCTGTGAGGGCAG GGACCAGACCCAGGCTTGGGTCCAGTATAGCCCCGGGGTCCTGCACTTTGCCTTGGAGGAGCCCAGGCGTGATTTGCCAGAGCAGGGGATATTCCGCCTGAGAGCTGGTGAGCCCAG CAGCTGTCACAGGGACCTCAGCGTCATCAAGGACCAACTGAACGTGTCCCACGTTGACCAGGTTGCCGGATACCTGCG GGCCCTCCTGGAGGAGGAGTGTCGCAAGTTGAAGAGGGAGATTGCCATCCTGCAG CGCCACCTGGAAGAGGAGTATACAGGGGCCCCTTGGCTCTCTGAGGCAAGCCTAGAGCCCACCCTGGCAG AGCTAAAGGAACAGAAGGCAGCCATGCAACAGGAGCTGCGGGCACCTCCGAGGCCTTCCTGTGTCTCCCCCGGTCACA GCGGCCCTTGGAGTCCTCCAGCCAGGGCCTCGGACCACTGCCTTGCCTCCGTGGGGCTGCTGGAGTTTGGGCCAGGCCTCTCCAGTGccacctgccctctcctcctctggAGCGCTGCCCCAAACCTCAAGGCCTGGCCGCCACCTGCCGCTGGGGACGGAAGCTTCAGTGCAGCCCCAGAAAAAGGCCAGCTTCCACTCCGATGTCCAGTGTGGCGCCCCAGGCCCCAACCTGAAGGGCTGGTCAGGAAGGAGACTTCCGCTTCTGCTGGAACTCGCCCTGTCTGCTGCTGA
- the SLC6A9 gene encoding sodium- and chloride-dependent glycine transporter 1 isoform X1 has product MVGKGAKAMLNGAVPSEATKKDQNLKRGNWGNQIEFVLTSVGYAVGLGNVWRFPYLCYRNGGGAFMFPYFIMLIFCGIPLFFMELSFGQFASQGCLGVWRISPMFKGVGYGMMVVSTYIGIYYNVVICIAFYYFFSSMTPVLPWAYCSNPWNSPDCAGVLDASNITNGSRPPALPGNLSHALNHTLQRTSPSEEYWRLYVLKLSDDIGNFGEVRLPLLGCLGVSWVVVFLCLIRGVKSSGKVVYFTATFPYVVLTILFIRGVTLEGAFTGIMYYLTPQWDKILEAKVWGDAASQIFYSLGCAWGGLITMASYNKFHNNCYRDSVIISITNCATSVYAGFVIFSILGFMANHLGVDVSRVADHGPGLAFVAYPEALTLLPISPLWSLLFFFMLILLGLGTQFCLLETLVTAIVDEVGDEWILQKKTYVTLGVAVAGFLLGIPLTSQAGIYWLLLMDNYAASFSLVVISCIMCVSIMYIYGHHNYFQDIQMMLGFPPPLFFQICWRFVSPAIIFFILIFTVIQYQPITYNDYQYPGWAVAIGFLMALSSVICIPLYALYQLCRTDGDTLLQRLKNATKPSRDWGPALLEHRTGRYALTIPPSPEDGLEVQPLHPDKAQIPTVGSNGSSRLQDSRI; this is encoded by the exons AATGGTGCTGTGCCCAGTGAGGCCACCAAGAAGGACCAGAACCTCAAACGAGGCAACTGGGGCAACCAGATCGAGTTTGTACTGACGAGCGTGGGCTATGCCGTGGGCCTGGGCAATGTCTGGCGCTTCCCGTACCTCTGCTATCGCAACGGGGGAG GCGCCTTCATGTTCCCCTACTTCATCATGCTCATCTTCTGTGGGATCCCACTCTTCTTCATGGAGCTCTCCTTCGGCCAGTTTGCAAGTCAGGGCTGCCTGGGGGTCTGGAGGATCAGCCCCATGTTCAAAG gTGTGGGCTACGGCATGATGGTGGTGTCCACGTACATCGGCATCTACTACAACGTGGTCATCTGCATCGCCTTCTACTACTTCTTCTCGTCCATGACGCCCGTGCTGCCCTGGGCCTACTGCAGTAACCCCTGGAACTCGCCCGACTGCGCCGGCGTGCTGGATGCCTCCAACATCACCAATGGCTCCCGGCCTCCCGCCCTGCCTGGCAACCTCTCCCACGCGCTCAACCACACCCTCCAGAGGACCAGCCCCAGCGAGGAGTACTGGAG GCTCTATGTGCTGAAGCTGTCAGATGACATCGGAAACTTCGGGGAGGTGCGACTGCCCCTCCTTGGCTGCCTGGGTGTCTCCTGGGTGGTTGTCTTCCTCTGCCTCATCCGAGGGGTCAAGTCTTCAGGGAAA GTGGTGTACTTTACGGCCACATTTCCCTATGTGGTGCTGACCATCCTGTTCATCCGTGGCGTGACCCTGGAAGGAGCCTTCACGGGCATCATGTACTACCTGACCCCACAGTGGGACAAGATCCTGGAGGCCAAG GTCTGGGGGGATGCCGCCTCCCAGATCTTCTACTCGCTGGGCTGCGCATGGGGCGGCCTCATCACCATGGCTTCCTACAACAAGTTCCACAACAACTGTTACCG GGACAGTGTCATCATCAGCATCACTAACTGTGCCACCAGCGTCTATGCCGGCTTTGTCATCTTCTCCATCCTGGGCTTCATGGCCAATCACCTGGGTGTGGACGTGTCCCGCGTGGCAGACCACGGCCCTGGCCTGGCCTTCGTGGCATACCCTGAGGCCCTCACCCTGCTACCCATCTCCCCGCTCTGGTCCCTGCTCTTCTTCTTCATGCTCATCTTGCTGGGGCTGGGCACTCAG TTCTGCCTCCTAGAGACGCTGGTCACGGCCATTGTGGATGAGGTAGGGGATGAGTGGATCCTGCAGAAAAAGACTTATGTGACCTTGGGCGTGGCTGTGGCTGGCTTCCTGCTGGGCATCCCCCTCACCAGCCAG GCAGGCATCTACTGGCTGCTGCTGATGGACAACTACGCGGCCAGCTTCTCTTTGGTCGTCATCTCCTGCATCATGTGTGTGTCCATCATGTACATTTACG ggcaccacaactacttccAGGACATCCAGATGATGCTGGGATTCCCACCGCCCCTCTTCTTCCAGATCTGCTGGCGCTTCGTCTCTCCAGCTATCATCTTT TTCATTCTCATCTTCACGGTGATCCAGTACCAGCCAATTACCTACAACGACTACCAGTATCCAGGCTGGGCTGTGGCCATCGGCTTCCTCATGGCTCTGTCCTCTGTCATTTGCATTCCACTCTACGCCCTGTACCAGCTCTGCCGCACAGATGGGGATACCCTCCTCCAG CGTCTGAAAAATGCAACCAAGCCAAGCAGAGACTGGGGGCCCGCCCTCCTGGAGCACCGAACTGGGCGCTATGCCCTCACCATTCCACCCTCTCCTGAAGACGGGCTTGAGGTCCAGCCGCTGCACCCGGACAAGGCCCAGATCCCCACGGTGGGCAGTAACGGCTCCAGCCGTCTGCAGGACTCCCGGATATGA
- the SLC6A9 gene encoding sodium- and chloride-dependent glycine transporter 1 isoform X2 — translation MFPYFIMLIFCGIPLFFMELSFGQFASQGCLGVWRISPMFKGVGYGMMVVSTYIGIYYNVVICIAFYYFFSSMTPVLPWAYCSNPWNSPDCAGVLDASNITNGSRPPALPGNLSHALNHTLQRTSPSEEYWRLYVLKLSDDIGNFGEVRLPLLGCLGVSWVVVFLCLIRGVKSSGKVVYFTATFPYVVLTILFIRGVTLEGAFTGIMYYLTPQWDKILEAKVWGDAASQIFYSLGCAWGGLITMASYNKFHNNCYRDSVIISITNCATSVYAGFVIFSILGFMANHLGVDVSRVADHGPGLAFVAYPEALTLLPISPLWSLLFFFMLILLGLGTQFCLLETLVTAIVDEVGDEWILQKKTYVTLGVAVAGFLLGIPLTSQAGIYWLLLMDNYAASFSLVVISCIMCVSIMYIYGHHNYFQDIQMMLGFPPPLFFQICWRFVSPAIIFFILIFTVIQYQPITYNDYQYPGWAVAIGFLMALSSVICIPLYALYQLCRTDGDTLLQRLKNATKPSRDWGPALLEHRTGRYALTIPPSPEDGLEVQPLHPDKAQIPTVGSNGSSRLQDSRI, via the exons ATGTTCCCCTACTTCATCATGCTCATCTTCTGTGGGATCCCACTCTTCTTCATGGAGCTCTCCTTCGGCCAGTTTGCAAGTCAGGGCTGCCTGGGGGTCTGGAGGATCAGCCCCATGTTCAAAG gTGTGGGCTACGGCATGATGGTGGTGTCCACGTACATCGGCATCTACTACAACGTGGTCATCTGCATCGCCTTCTACTACTTCTTCTCGTCCATGACGCCCGTGCTGCCCTGGGCCTACTGCAGTAACCCCTGGAACTCGCCCGACTGCGCCGGCGTGCTGGATGCCTCCAACATCACCAATGGCTCCCGGCCTCCCGCCCTGCCTGGCAACCTCTCCCACGCGCTCAACCACACCCTCCAGAGGACCAGCCCCAGCGAGGAGTACTGGAG GCTCTATGTGCTGAAGCTGTCAGATGACATCGGAAACTTCGGGGAGGTGCGACTGCCCCTCCTTGGCTGCCTGGGTGTCTCCTGGGTGGTTGTCTTCCTCTGCCTCATCCGAGGGGTCAAGTCTTCAGGGAAA GTGGTGTACTTTACGGCCACATTTCCCTATGTGGTGCTGACCATCCTGTTCATCCGTGGCGTGACCCTGGAAGGAGCCTTCACGGGCATCATGTACTACCTGACCCCACAGTGGGACAAGATCCTGGAGGCCAAG GTCTGGGGGGATGCCGCCTCCCAGATCTTCTACTCGCTGGGCTGCGCATGGGGCGGCCTCATCACCATGGCTTCCTACAACAAGTTCCACAACAACTGTTACCG GGACAGTGTCATCATCAGCATCACTAACTGTGCCACCAGCGTCTATGCCGGCTTTGTCATCTTCTCCATCCTGGGCTTCATGGCCAATCACCTGGGTGTGGACGTGTCCCGCGTGGCAGACCACGGCCCTGGCCTGGCCTTCGTGGCATACCCTGAGGCCCTCACCCTGCTACCCATCTCCCCGCTCTGGTCCCTGCTCTTCTTCTTCATGCTCATCTTGCTGGGGCTGGGCACTCAG TTCTGCCTCCTAGAGACGCTGGTCACGGCCATTGTGGATGAGGTAGGGGATGAGTGGATCCTGCAGAAAAAGACTTATGTGACCTTGGGCGTGGCTGTGGCTGGCTTCCTGCTGGGCATCCCCCTCACCAGCCAG GCAGGCATCTACTGGCTGCTGCTGATGGACAACTACGCGGCCAGCTTCTCTTTGGTCGTCATCTCCTGCATCATGTGTGTGTCCATCATGTACATTTACG ggcaccacaactacttccAGGACATCCAGATGATGCTGGGATTCCCACCGCCCCTCTTCTTCCAGATCTGCTGGCGCTTCGTCTCTCCAGCTATCATCTTT TTCATTCTCATCTTCACGGTGATCCAGTACCAGCCAATTACCTACAACGACTACCAGTATCCAGGCTGGGCTGTGGCCATCGGCTTCCTCATGGCTCTGTCCTCTGTCATTTGCATTCCACTCTACGCCCTGTACCAGCTCTGCCGCACAGATGGGGATACCCTCCTCCAG CGTCTGAAAAATGCAACCAAGCCAAGCAGAGACTGGGGGCCCGCCCTCCTGGAGCACCGAACTGGGCGCTATGCCCTCACCATTCCACCCTCTCCTGAAGACGGGCTTGAGGTCCAGCCGCTGCACCCGGACAAGGCCCAGATCCCCACGGTGGGCAGTAACGGCTCCAGCCGTCTGCAGGACTCCCGGATATGA
- the CCDC24 gene encoding coiled-coil domain-containing protein 24 isoform X1: protein MPGDSPPLWELVEEHVPLPERPEVKRILGETTVDLSLELRAEVVMLRSLLREARSFQAPGSRPTSDLSSLLAPPPLLRDLVRQELRQLLQGLRRKAICEGRDQTQAWVQYSPGVLHFALEEPRRDLPEQGIFRLRAGEPSSCHRDLSVIKDQLNVSHVDQVAGYLRALLEEECRKLKREIAILQRHLEEEYTGAPWLSEASLEPTLAELKEQKAAMQQELRAPPRPSCVSPGHRLRPLESSSQGLGPLPCLRGAAGVWARPLQCHLPSPPLERCPKPQGLAATCRWGRKLQCSPRKRPASTPMSSVAPQAPT, encoded by the exons ATGCCTGGGGACTCCCCGCCGCTGTGGGAGCTGGTGGAAGAGCACGTTCCACTCCCGGAGCGGCCCGAAGTGAAGAGGATTCTCGGGGAGACGACGGTGGACCTGAGCCTGGAGCTGCGGGCAGAG GTGGTGATGCTACGATCACTGCTCCGAGAGGCTCGATCCTTCCAAGCCCCTGGTTCGCGCCCCACCTCTGACCTCTCCTCCCTTCTGGCACCACCGCCCCTCCTCAGAGACCTCGTGCGCCAGGAACTGCGGCAGCTGCTCCAAGGTCTCCGCCGGAAGGCCATCTGTGAGGGCAG GGACCAGACCCAGGCTTGGGTCCAGTATAGCCCCGGGGTCCTGCACTTTGCCTTGGAGGAGCCCAGGCGTGATTTGCCAGAGCAGGGGATATTCCGCCTGAGAGCTGGTGAGCCCAG CAGCTGTCACAGGGACCTCAGCGTCATCAAGGACCAACTGAACGTGTCCCACGTTGACCAGGTTGCCGGATACCTGCG GGCCCTCCTGGAGGAGGAGTGTCGCAAGTTGAAGAGGGAGATTGCCATCCTGCAG CGCCACCTGGAAGAGGAGTATACAGGGGCCCCTTGGCTCTCTGAGGCAAGCCTAGAGCCCACCCTGGCAG AGCTAAAGGAACAGAAGGCAGCCATGCAACAGGAGCTGCGGGCACCTCCGAGGCCTTCCTGTGTCTCCCCCGGTCACAG GCTGCGGCCCTTGGAGTCCTCCAGCCAGGGCCTCGGACCACTGCCTTGCCTCCGTGGGGCTGCTGGAGTTTGGGCCAGGCCTCTCCAGTGccacctgccctctcctcctctggAGCGCTGCCCCAAACCTCAAGGCCTGGCCGCCACCTGCCGCTGGGGACGGAAGCTTCAGTGCAGCCCCAGAAAAAGGCCAGCTTCCACTCCGATGTCCAGTGTGGCGCCCCAGGCCCCAACCTGA
- the CCDC24 gene encoding coiled-coil domain-containing protein 24 isoform X2, with product MPGDSPPLWELVEEHVPLPERPEVKRILGETTVDLSLELRAEVVMLRSLLREARSFQAPGSRPTSDLSSLLAPPPLLRDLVRQELRQLLQGLRRKAICEGRDQTQAWVQYSPGVLHFALEEPRRDLPEQGIFRLRAGEPSCHRDLSVIKDQLNVSHVDQVAGYLRALLEEECRKLKREIAILQRHLEEEYTGAPWLSEASLEPTLAELKEQKAAMQQELRAPPRPSCVSPGHRLRPLESSSQGLGPLPCLRGAAGVWARPLQCHLPSPPLERCPKPQGLAATCRWGRKLQCSPRKRPASTPMSSVAPQAPT from the exons ATGCCTGGGGACTCCCCGCCGCTGTGGGAGCTGGTGGAAGAGCACGTTCCACTCCCGGAGCGGCCCGAAGTGAAGAGGATTCTCGGGGAGACGACGGTGGACCTGAGCCTGGAGCTGCGGGCAGAG GTGGTGATGCTACGATCACTGCTCCGAGAGGCTCGATCCTTCCAAGCCCCTGGTTCGCGCCCCACCTCTGACCTCTCCTCCCTTCTGGCACCACCGCCCCTCCTCAGAGACCTCGTGCGCCAGGAACTGCGGCAGCTGCTCCAAGGTCTCCGCCGGAAGGCCATCTGTGAGGGCAG GGACCAGACCCAGGCTTGGGTCCAGTATAGCCCCGGGGTCCTGCACTTTGCCTTGGAGGAGCCCAGGCGTGATTTGCCAGAGCAGGGGATATTCCGCCTGAGAGCTGGTGAGCCCAG CTGTCACAGGGACCTCAGCGTCATCAAGGACCAACTGAACGTGTCCCACGTTGACCAGGTTGCCGGATACCTGCG GGCCCTCCTGGAGGAGGAGTGTCGCAAGTTGAAGAGGGAGATTGCCATCCTGCAG CGCCACCTGGAAGAGGAGTATACAGGGGCCCCTTGGCTCTCTGAGGCAAGCCTAGAGCCCACCCTGGCAG AGCTAAAGGAACAGAAGGCAGCCATGCAACAGGAGCTGCGGGCACCTCCGAGGCCTTCCTGTGTCTCCCCCGGTCACAG GCTGCGGCCCTTGGAGTCCTCCAGCCAGGGCCTCGGACCACTGCCTTGCCTCCGTGGGGCTGCTGGAGTTTGGGCCAGGCCTCTCCAGTGccacctgccctctcctcctctggAGCGCTGCCCCAAACCTCAAGGCCTGGCCGCCACCTGCCGCTGGGGACGGAAGCTTCAGTGCAGCCCCAGAAAAAGGCCAGCTTCCACTCCGATGTCCAGTGTGGCGCCCCAGGCCCCAACCTGA